A window of the Streptomyces sp. NBC_00250 genome harbors these coding sequences:
- a CDS encoding SPFH domain-containing protein, which yields MSSVIIVLIILVVLVFIALIKTIQVIPQASAAIVERFGRYTRTLNAGLNIVVPFIDSIRNRIDLREQVVPFPPQPVITQDNLVVNIDTVIYYQVTDARAATYEVASYIQAIEQLTVTTLRNIIGGMDLERTLTSREEINAALRGVLDEATGKWGIRVNRVELKAIEPPTSIQDSMEKQMRAERDKRAAILTAEGTRQSAILTAEGEKQSAILRAEGESKAAALRAEGEAQAVRTVFEAIHAGDPDQKLLSYQYLQMLPKIAEGDANKLWIVPSEIGDALKGLSGAFGNKDGSVPGFNTKAAGPERRDEPPVD from the coding sequence ATGTCATCAGTCATCATCGTCCTGATCATTCTGGTGGTGCTCGTCTTCATCGCCCTGATCAAGACGATCCAGGTCATTCCGCAGGCGAGCGCGGCGATCGTGGAGCGCTTCGGCCGCTACACCCGCACGCTCAACGCCGGACTGAACATCGTCGTCCCGTTCATCGACTCGATCCGCAACCGGATCGACCTGCGCGAGCAGGTCGTCCCGTTCCCGCCGCAGCCGGTGATCACCCAGGACAACCTCGTCGTGAACATCGACACGGTCATCTACTACCAGGTGACCGACGCGAGGGCCGCGACCTACGAGGTCGCCAGCTACATCCAGGCGATCGAGCAGCTCACCGTCACCACCCTGCGCAACATCATCGGCGGCATGGACCTGGAGCGGACCCTGACCTCCCGCGAGGAGATCAACGCGGCCCTCCGGGGCGTCCTCGACGAGGCCACCGGCAAGTGGGGCATCCGCGTCAACCGCGTCGAGCTCAAGGCCATCGAGCCGCCCACCTCCATCCAGGACTCGATGGAGAAGCAGATGCGCGCCGAGCGCGACAAGCGGGCCGCGATCCTCACCGCCGAGGGCACCCGCCAGTCCGCGATCCTCACCGCCGAGGGCGAGAAGCAGTCCGCGATCCTGCGCGCCGAGGGTGAGTCCAAGGCCGCCGCCCTGCGCGCCGAGGGCGAGGCCCAGGCCGTCCGCACGGTCTTCGAGGCCATCCACGCCGGCGACCCGGACCAGAAGCTGCTCTCCTACCAGTACCTCCAGATGCTCCCGAAGATCGCCGAGGGCGACGCCAACAAGCTCTGGATCGTGCCCAGCGAGATCGGCGACGCCCTGAAGGGCCTCTCGGGCGCCTTCGGCAACAAGGACGGCAGCGTCCCCGGCTTCAACACCAAGGCCGCAGGGCCCGAAAGGCGAGACGAACCGCCGGTTGACTGA
- a CDS encoding sulfite exporter TauE/SafE family protein: MALSIWEALAVFAAGIGAGTINTIVGSGTLLTFPVLLATGLPPITANVSNALGLVPGSISGAIGYRAELKGQKRRIIRLGGVALIGGLIGAILLLALPSDAFDAIVPVLIGLALVLVLLQPRISAAVKRRREQTGTEAHPDGGPALLVGLLLASMYGGYFGAAQGVLYLSLMGLLLHDTLQRINAVKNILGALVNGVAAVFFLFVAEFDWTAVLLIAVGSTIGGQIGAKVGRKLSPTVLRGVIIAVGVIAILQLTLR; the protein is encoded by the coding sequence ATGGCGTTGTCCATCTGGGAAGCCCTGGCGGTCTTCGCCGCCGGCATCGGCGCCGGCACCATCAACACCATCGTCGGATCGGGAACGCTCCTCACGTTCCCGGTCCTTCTCGCGACCGGACTGCCCCCGATCACCGCGAACGTCTCCAACGCCCTCGGACTCGTCCCCGGCTCCATCAGCGGAGCCATCGGCTACCGGGCCGAACTCAAGGGCCAGAAGCGCCGCATCATCCGCCTCGGCGGCGTCGCCCTCATCGGCGGCCTGATCGGCGCGATCCTGCTCCTCGCACTGCCGTCCGACGCCTTCGACGCGATCGTTCCGGTCCTCATCGGCCTCGCGCTCGTCCTGGTCCTCCTCCAGCCCCGGATCTCCGCCGCCGTCAAGCGCCGCCGCGAACAGACCGGCACCGAGGCCCACCCCGACGGCGGCCCCGCCCTCCTCGTCGGCCTCCTCCTCGCCAGCATGTACGGCGGATACTTCGGCGCCGCCCAAGGGGTGCTCTACCTCTCCCTGATGGGCCTGCTGCTCCACGACACCCTGCAGCGGATCAACGCCGTCAAGAACATCCTCGGCGCCCTCGTCAACGGCGTCGCCGCCGTCTTCTTCCTCTTCGTCGCCGAGTTCGACTGGACGGCCGTGCTGCTCATCGCCGTCGGCTCCACCATCGGCGGCCAGATCGGCGCCAAGGTCGGCCGCAAGCTGTCGCCCACCGTCCTGCGCGGAGTGATCATCGCCGTAGGCGTCATCGCCATCCTCCAACTGACGCTCCGCTAG
- a CDS encoding HNH endonuclease — MRDTLVLNASFEPLSTVSLNRAVVLVLTDKAVVEHAHPDLRVRGAAVDLPVPRVIRLCRYVRVPFRRQAPWSRRGVLVRDQHRCAYCGRRATTVDHVVPRAQGGGDSWLNTVASCAEDNHRKAARTPEQAGMPLLFQPFEPTPADAMLLAMRASERSELPEWLSKAAA, encoded by the coding sequence ATGCGGGACACGCTGGTACTCAACGCGAGCTTCGAGCCGCTGTCGACGGTCTCTCTCAACCGTGCGGTGGTGCTTGTCCTGACGGACAAGGCCGTCGTCGAGCACGCCCATCCCGATCTGCGGGTGCGAGGTGCGGCCGTCGATCTTCCGGTGCCGCGGGTGATCAGGCTCTGCCGGTACGTCCGGGTGCCGTTCCGAAGACAGGCACCGTGGTCGAGGAGGGGGGTCCTCGTGCGGGACCAGCACCGGTGCGCGTACTGCGGGCGGCGGGCGACGACCGTCGACCACGTGGTGCCGCGTGCCCAGGGCGGTGGGGACAGCTGGCTGAACACGGTCGCCTCGTGCGCCGAGGACAACCACCGCAAGGCTGCCCGGACGCCGGAGCAGGCGGGGATGCCGCTGCTGTTCCAGCCGTTCGAGCCGACGCCGGCGGACGCGATGCTGCTCGCGATGCGGGCCAGCGAGCGCTCCGAGCTCCCGGAGTGGCTGTCGAAGGCGGCCGCGTAA
- a CDS encoding YbhB/YbcL family Raf kinase inhibitor-like protein, translating into MSEGKRAPLPHDFHPPVAAFTVVSDDIAPGGVLKDAQVYAAGNTSPQLRWEGFPAETKSFAVTCFDPDAPTGSGFWHWVLFDIPVSVTELPAGAGSGSFEGLPAGAVHVRNDYGSKDFGGAAPPAGEQHRYVFTVYAVDSEKLGPDGDVSPAAVGFNLRFHTLGRAQLIGEYAAPAAV; encoded by the coding sequence GTGTCCGAGGGCAAGAGGGCGCCGCTCCCGCATGACTTCCATCCGCCGGTGGCGGCGTTCACGGTGGTGAGCGACGACATCGCGCCGGGCGGGGTCCTGAAGGACGCGCAGGTGTACGCGGCGGGGAACACCTCGCCGCAGCTGCGCTGGGAGGGGTTCCCGGCGGAGACGAAGAGCTTCGCCGTCACCTGCTTCGACCCGGACGCCCCGACGGGCAGCGGGTTCTGGCACTGGGTGCTGTTCGACATCCCGGTGTCGGTGACCGAGCTGCCCGCCGGTGCCGGGTCGGGATCGTTCGAGGGGCTGCCGGCCGGGGCCGTGCACGTCCGGAACGACTACGGCTCGAAGGACTTCGGCGGTGCCGCTCCCCCGGCGGGTGAGCAGCACCGCTATGTGTTCACGGTGTACGCGGTGGACAGCGAGAAGCTCGGTCCCGACGGCGATGTGTCGCCCGCGGCGGTCGGCTTCAACCTGCGGTTCCACACGCTGGGGCGTGCCCAGTTGATCGGTGAGTACGCGGCTCCTGCGGCGGTCTGA
- a CDS encoding sporulation protein, which yields MGFKKLLASLGAGGATVETVLTEENVVPGGVVQGEVRIQGGNVDQQIEGLSVGLQARVEVEGGDQEHKQDIEFVKVRLGGAFEVKAGAVHVVPFGLEIPWETPVTSVSGQQLRGMNIGVTTELEIARAVDSGDLDPVNVHPLPAQQAILDAFLQLGFRFKSADMERGHIRGTRQKLPFYQEIEFFAPQQYRGLNQVEVSFVADDREMDVVLEMDKKPGLFGEGSDSFRAFKVGLHDFHTTDWAAYLNQWLAEVGGRRNWL from the coding sequence ATGGGATTCAAGAAGCTGCTCGCGAGCCTGGGTGCCGGTGGGGCCACCGTGGAGACGGTGCTCACCGAGGAGAACGTGGTTCCGGGCGGTGTCGTCCAGGGTGAGGTCCGGATCCAGGGCGGCAATGTCGACCAGCAGATCGAGGGGCTCTCCGTCGGCCTGCAGGCGCGGGTCGAGGTCGAGGGCGGCGACCAGGAGCACAAGCAGGACATCGAGTTCGTCAAGGTCCGTCTGGGCGGCGCCTTCGAGGTGAAGGCCGGCGCGGTGCACGTGGTGCCGTTCGGTCTGGAGATCCCGTGGGAGACGCCGGTGACCTCGGTCTCCGGGCAGCAGCTGCGTGGCATGAACATCGGTGTGACCACCGAGCTGGAGATCGCCCGCGCGGTGGACTCCGGTGACCTGGACCCGGTCAACGTGCACCCGCTGCCGGCGCAGCAGGCGATCCTGGACGCCTTCCTCCAGCTGGGCTTCCGTTTCAAGAGCGCGGACATGGAGCGCGGGCACATCCGGGGGACGCGGCAGAAGCTGCCCTTCTACCAGGAGATCGAGTTCTTCGCGCCGCAGCAGTACCGGGGTCTGAACCAGGTCGAGGTCAGCTTCGTCGCGGACGACCGTGAGATGGACGTCGTCCTGGAGATGGACAAGAAGCCGGGTCTGTTCGGTGAGGGCAGCGACTCGTTCCGCGCCTTCAAGGTGGGTCTGCACGACTTCCACACCACCGACTGGGCGGCTTACCTGAACCAGTGGCTCGCCGAGGTCGGCGGCCGTCGCAACTGGCTCTAG
- a CDS encoding DNA-3-methyladenine glycosylase: protein MSESPDRTPLPRTFFDRPVLDVAPDLLGRTLVRRSPGGVMELRLTEVEAYAGAIDPGSHAFRGRTARNAVMFGPPGHAYVYFTYGMWHCLNLVCGPEGEASGVLLRAGEILRGAEQARPRRRSARYDRELAKGPARLATALDIGLSLNGTDTCAGPDAPLTLLTGTPPAPDHIRNGPRTGVGGDGAPHPWRFWIDQDPTVSPYRPHTPRRRTLDAGRPTA, encoded by the coding sequence ATGAGCGAGAGCCCCGACCGTACGCCGCTCCCACGGACCTTCTTCGACCGCCCGGTCCTCGACGTGGCACCCGACCTCCTCGGCCGCACACTCGTCCGCCGTTCACCCGGGGGAGTGATGGAACTGCGTCTGACGGAGGTGGAGGCGTACGCCGGCGCGATCGACCCCGGCTCGCACGCCTTCCGGGGCCGTACGGCACGCAACGCCGTCATGTTCGGCCCGCCCGGGCACGCGTACGTCTACTTCACCTACGGCATGTGGCACTGCCTCAACCTGGTGTGCGGCCCCGAGGGCGAGGCGAGCGGCGTACTGCTCCGAGCGGGCGAAATCCTGCGGGGCGCCGAGCAGGCCCGTCCCCGCCGTCGCTCGGCCCGGTACGACCGCGAGCTGGCCAAGGGCCCCGCCCGCCTGGCCACGGCCCTGGACATCGGCCTCTCCCTGAACGGCACCGACACGTGCGCCGGCCCCGACGCCCCCCTCACCCTCCTCACCGGCACCCCACCCGCCCCCGACCACATCCGCAACGGCCCCCGCACGGGAGTCGGCGGCGACGGCGCCCCGCACCCCTGGCGCTTCTGGATCGACCAGGACCCGACGGTGAGTCCGTATCGTCCTCATACGCCCCGGAGGCGCACACTTGACGCAGGACGTCCGACCGCCTAA
- a CDS encoding DUF1015 domain-containing protein yields the protein MNTSGHAADDVRDDAAGLRLTPFRGLRYVPERVGSLAAVTSPPYDVVVRPDGLLHLESADPHNIVRLILPQAITAGTRHRKAAVTLDRWLADGVLAPDPEPALYVYEQHGDGILQRGIIGALELSTPAEGVVLPHEDVMPHVVEDRAALMRTTAANLEPLLLTYVGDGDGAGEVVERTVQRPPLLATTTEDGFRHRLWSVTDPAEQAAVAAELGRHQALIADGHHRWATYLRLREEHPSPGPWNYGLVLLIDTARYPLRVRAIHRLLNRLPVADALAALDGSFRVRRVERPLATALEALAEATTEGNAFLLAGDGGFHLVDRPDPALLDRTIRTDRPEAWRTLDATVLHSTLLEHVWHIPDAPEDIAYIHDTAAAVEQAERRGGTAVLMHPVREEVVRDLARQGVTMPRKSTSFGPKPATGLVLRSLALD from the coding sequence ATGAACACCTCAGGTCACGCGGCCGATGACGTCCGCGACGACGCGGCGGGCCTGCGCCTGACGCCGTTCCGCGGGCTCCGATACGTCCCCGAACGGGTCGGCAGCCTCGCCGCCGTGACGTCTCCCCCCTACGACGTCGTCGTCCGACCTGACGGACTCCTCCATCTCGAGTCGGCCGACCCCCACAACATCGTCCGGCTGATCCTCCCCCAGGCGATCACCGCCGGCACCCGCCACCGCAAGGCCGCCGTCACCCTCGACCGCTGGCTCGCGGACGGCGTCCTCGCCCCGGACCCGGAGCCCGCGCTCTACGTGTACGAGCAGCACGGCGACGGCATCCTCCAGCGCGGCATCATCGGGGCCCTGGAGCTCTCCACCCCGGCCGAGGGGGTCGTCCTCCCCCACGAGGACGTCATGCCGCACGTGGTCGAGGACCGCGCCGCCCTGATGCGGACCACCGCGGCCAATCTGGAGCCCCTGCTCCTCACGTACGTCGGCGACGGCGACGGCGCGGGCGAGGTCGTCGAACGCACGGTCCAGCGCCCCCCGTTGCTCGCCACCACCACGGAGGACGGCTTCCGCCACCGCCTCTGGTCGGTGACCGACCCGGCCGAGCAGGCCGCCGTCGCCGCCGAGCTCGGCCGCCACCAGGCCCTCATCGCCGACGGCCACCACCGCTGGGCCACCTACCTCCGCCTCCGCGAGGAGCACCCCTCTCCGGGCCCCTGGAACTACGGCCTGGTCCTCCTCATCGACACCGCCCGCTACCCCCTGCGGGTCCGCGCGATCCATCGTCTCCTCAACCGCCTGCCGGTCGCCGACGCCCTCGCGGCCCTGGACGGCTCGTTCCGGGTCCGCCGCGTCGAGCGCCCCCTGGCGACGGCCCTGGAGGCCCTCGCGGAGGCCACGACCGAAGGCAACGCCTTCCTCCTGGCCGGAGACGGCGGCTTCCATCTCGTCGACCGCCCGGACCCCGCCCTCCTCGACCGTACGATCCGCACGGACCGCCCCGAGGCCTGGCGCACCCTGGACGCGACGGTCCTGCACTCCACCCTCCTGGAGCACGTCTGGCACATCCCGGACGCCCCCGAGGACATCGCCTACATCCACGACACTGCGGCCGCGGTCGAGCAGGCGGAACGCCGCGGCGGTACGGCGGTCCTCATGCACCCGGTACGCGAGGAGGTCGTACGGGACCTGGCCCGCCAGGGCGTCACGATGCCCCGCAAGTCGACCTCCTTCGGCCCGAAGCCGGCGACGGGCCTGGTCCTGAGAAGCCTGGCGCTGGACTGA
- a CDS encoding HAD hydrolase-like protein: MTVRNGQGQQGVGRNRPGGSAVALSEAYDTALLDLDGVVYAGGEAVPYAVEALGVARAGGMHLAYVTNNALRTPDAVAGHLTELGVPTEAGDVITSAQAVARLIADDVPPGSRVLVIGGEGLRVALRERGLVPVDSAEDGPVAVVQGYGGPEMPWGRFAEASYAVARGLPWYASNTDLTIPGARGIGPGNGAAVEVVRIATGGRVEPKVAGKPLPPMHRETVLRTGARRPLVVGDRLDTDIEGAFNGGVDSLLVLTGVTDVAQLLRAVPEHRPTYVDADLRGLLVGQPEVVAEADGSFVCGGVRASVSGGELVLDGPVEAVAGAVDPMDLMDAVRALCGAAWSAADAVGGGVPDAGKALARLGL, translated from the coding sequence GTGACGGTGCGGAACGGCCAGGGGCAGCAGGGCGTCGGCAGGAATCGGCCGGGCGGCAGCGCGGTGGCGCTGAGCGAGGCGTACGACACGGCGCTGCTCGACCTGGACGGTGTCGTGTACGCGGGCGGGGAGGCCGTTCCGTACGCCGTCGAGGCGCTCGGGGTCGCCCGGGCCGGCGGGATGCACCTGGCGTACGTCACCAACAACGCGCTGCGGACGCCCGACGCGGTGGCCGGGCATCTTACGGAACTCGGCGTGCCTACCGAGGCCGGTGACGTGATCACCTCGGCGCAGGCGGTGGCCCGGCTGATCGCCGACGACGTGCCGCCCGGCTCCCGGGTGCTCGTCATCGGCGGCGAGGGGCTGCGCGTGGCGCTGCGCGAGCGCGGCCTGGTGCCGGTGGACTCGGCCGAGGACGGGCCGGTGGCGGTCGTGCAGGGGTACGGCGGGCCCGAGATGCCGTGGGGGCGGTTCGCGGAGGCGAGCTACGCGGTGGCGAGGGGGCTTCCCTGGTACGCCTCGAACACCGACCTGACGATTCCCGGGGCGCGGGGCATCGGGCCGGGGAACGGGGCGGCGGTGGAGGTCGTACGGATCGCCACGGGCGGCCGTGTGGAACCGAAGGTCGCCGGGAAGCCGCTGCCGCCGATGCACCGGGAGACGGTGCTGCGGACGGGGGCGCGGCGGCCGCTGGTGGTGGGGGACCGGCTGGACACGGACATCGAGGGGGCGTTCAACGGCGGGGTGGACTCGCTGCTCGTCCTGACCGGTGTGACGGACGTGGCGCAGCTGCTGCGTGCGGTGCCGGAGCACCGGCCGACGTATGTGGACGCCGATCTGAGGGGGCTGCTCGTGGGGCAGCCGGAGGTCGTCGCGGAGGCGGACGGGAGCTTCGTGTGCGGGGGCGTGCGGGCCTCGGTGAGCGGGGGCGAGCTGGTGCTCGACGGGCCGGTGGAGGCGGTGGCCGGGGCGGTGGATCCCATGGACCTCATGGACGCCGTGCGGGCGCTGTGCGGGGCCGCCTGGTCGGCGGCCGACGCCGTGGGCGGCGGGGTGCCGGACGCGGGGAAGGCGCTGGCGCGGCTCGGGCTCTGA
- a CDS encoding ABC transporter ATP-binding protein yields the protein MDGRQQRLSAESVTLAYEQRVIARDLSVEIPDNSFTVIVGPNACGKSTLLRALSRMLKPSQGRVLLDGQSIHSLPAKKVAKTLGLLPQTSVAPDGITVADLVARGRYPHQGLLRQWSPEDERITRESMEATGVAELAERYVDELSGGQRQRVWIAMALAQQTPLLLLDEPTTYLDIQHQIDVLDLCAELHETQGRTLVAVLHDLNHAARYATHLIAVRDGEVVAEGPPSEVVTAELVERVFGLRCQVIDDPETGTPLVVPAGRKARVPRPATASPEPVLRK from the coding sequence ATGGATGGTCGGCAGCAGCGGCTGAGCGCGGAATCGGTCACCCTGGCGTACGAGCAGCGGGTCATCGCCCGCGATCTGTCCGTCGAGATCCCCGACAACTCCTTCACCGTCATCGTCGGGCCGAACGCCTGCGGCAAGTCCACCCTGCTCCGCGCCCTCTCCCGGATGCTGAAGCCCAGCCAGGGGCGGGTCCTGCTCGACGGGCAGTCGATCCACTCGCTGCCCGCCAAGAAGGTCGCCAAGACCCTCGGCCTGCTGCCCCAGACCTCCGTGGCACCCGACGGCATCACCGTCGCCGACCTCGTCGCCCGTGGTCGCTACCCGCACCAGGGGCTGCTGCGCCAGTGGTCCCCGGAGGACGAGCGCATCACCCGGGAGTCCATGGAGGCGACCGGTGTCGCCGAACTGGCCGAGCGGTACGTCGACGAGCTCTCCGGCGGTCAGCGCCAGCGCGTCTGGATCGCCATGGCGCTCGCCCAGCAGACCCCGCTGCTGCTGCTCGACGAGCCGACGACGTACCTCGACATCCAGCACCAGATCGACGTCCTCGACCTGTGCGCCGAACTGCACGAGACCCAGGGCCGGACACTCGTCGCCGTGCTCCACGACCTCAACCACGCGGCCCGGTACGCGACCCATCTCATCGCCGTCCGGGACGGCGAGGTGGTCGCCGAGGGCCCGCCGTCCGAGGTCGTGACCGCCGAGCTGGTCGAGCGGGTCTTCGGGCTGCGCTGCCAGGTCATCGACGACCCCGAGACGGGGACGCCGTTGGTCGTCCCGGCCGGGCGCAAGGCCCGCGTCCCGCGGCCCGCCACGGCTTCGCCGGAGCCCGTCCTGCGCAAGTGA
- a CDS encoding SCP2 sterol-binding domain-containing protein: MATITECRDALDTLSDNLARANGDVRGAAALDRTLSCHVTDLDTTFTGRLADGRIEVESTVAGPPPAKAQIRLAMTGDDLVSMVGGDLNFAKAWASGRVRLEAGFRDLLRLRSLL; this comes from the coding sequence ATGGCGACGATCACGGAGTGCCGCGACGCACTCGACACACTCTCGGACAACCTCGCGCGGGCGAACGGCGACGTGCGCGGCGCGGCCGCGCTCGACCGCACCCTGAGCTGCCACGTCACCGATCTGGACACCACGTTCACGGGCCGCCTCGCGGACGGCCGGATCGAGGTCGAGTCCACGGTGGCAGGCCCGCCGCCGGCCAAGGCGCAGATCCGGCTGGCGATGACGGGCGACGACCTGGTGTCGATGGTGGGCGGCGACCTGAACTTCGCGAAGGCCTGGGCCTCGGGCCGGGTCAGACTGGAGGCGGGCTTCCGCGACCTGCTGCGCCTCCGCTCCCTCCTCTAG
- a CDS encoding TlyA family RNA methyltransferase produces the protein MAGVARRRLDAELVRRKLARSREHASQLIAAGRVTVGKTVATKPATQVETAAAIVVVQDDDDPDYVSRGGHKLAGAFAAFVPLGLKVEGRRALDAGASTGGFTDVLLRAGAAHVVAVDVGYGQLAWSLQSDERVTVKDRTNVRELTLEAIDGVPVDLVVGDLSFIPLGLVLPALAACTAPDADLVLMVKPQFEVGKERLGTGGVVRSTELRADAVKNVARRAAELGLGVLGVTASPLPGPSGNVEYFLWLRAGAPALDPADVDRAVAEGPR, from the coding sequence GTGGCAGGAGTGGCACGCCGCCGTCTCGACGCCGAGCTGGTCCGGCGCAAGCTCGCGCGCTCGCGCGAGCACGCCAGCCAGCTGATCGCCGCGGGCCGGGTGACCGTCGGCAAGACCGTCGCCACCAAGCCCGCCACCCAGGTCGAGACCGCCGCGGCCATTGTCGTCGTCCAGGACGACGACGATCCCGACTACGTCTCGCGCGGCGGCCACAAGCTCGCCGGGGCCTTCGCCGCCTTCGTCCCGCTGGGGCTGAAGGTCGAGGGCCGGCGGGCGTTGGACGCCGGAGCCTCCACCGGCGGCTTCACCGACGTGCTGCTGCGCGCCGGGGCCGCCCATGTCGTCGCCGTCGACGTCGGCTACGGGCAGCTCGCCTGGTCGCTGCAGAGCGACGAGCGGGTCACCGTGAAGGACCGTACGAACGTACGCGAGTTGACACTCGAAGCGATCGACGGCGTCCCCGTCGACCTCGTCGTCGGTGACCTCTCGTTCATTCCCCTCGGCCTCGTCCTGCCCGCCCTCGCGGCCTGCACGGCGCCCGACGCCGACCTCGTCCTCATGGTGAAGCCGCAGTTCGAGGTGGGTAAGGAGCGGCTCGGCACGGGCGGAGTCGTCCGGAGCACCGAACTCCGCGCCGACGCCGTGAAGAACGTGGCACGGCGGGCCGCCGAGCTGGGGCTCGGTGTCCTGGGCGTCACCGCGAGCCCGCTGCCCGGTCCCTCCGGCAACGTCGAGTACTTTCTGTGGCTGCGGGCAGGCGCGCCCGCGCTGGATCCGGCGGATGTCGACCGCGCCGTGGCGGAAGGACCTCGTTGA